The Schistosoma haematobium chromosome 7, whole genome shotgun sequence genome contains a region encoding:
- a CDS encoding hypothetical protein (SECRETED:SignalP(1-23)), with amino-acid sequence MFRTSLVVLPIKLVFASTHKVNGWYEPAYLETNMVGSNTNTNTFRVIQEQTAAMAFEWKPMTHKNFDYVYLVLDVYLWPDETVRVYKGNIGLLEAIGQPCEASTLRAEGYNTNYFYSNFQTYRMTYKRIPRIENVQIQLVQDLYPLLRWEKERSACGPTDLTIIFRGYSTQHLQMYIISGDQVEYYMNHIETEDGMEEVFILFSKHEKRFSLPTMGFSSKPGCGSGMIWVHVMTLHMFVGRQL; translated from the exons ATGTTTCGAACTTCTCTTGTGGTCTTGCCAATTAAACTAGTATTCGCATCAACACACAAGGTAAATGGATGGTACGAACCTGCATATTTGGAAACGAATATGGTTGGAA GCAATACAAATACAAATACGTTTCGCGTTATTCAAGAGCAGACGGCAGCTATGGCTTTCGAATGGAAACCAATGACGCACAAAAATTTCGATTATGTCTATTTGGTTCTAGACGTATACCTTTGGCCCGATGAAACGGTGAGAGTTTACAAAGGCAATATAGGTTTATTAGAAGCTATTGGCCAACCGTGTGAAGCGTCGACACTTCGTGCAGAAGGCTACAATACGAACTATTTTTATTCTAACTTCCAGACCTATCGTATGACATACAAAAGAA TCCCAAGAATCGAGAATGTTCAAATACAGTTGGTGCAAGATTTGTATCCACTTCTGAGATGGGAAAAAGAACGAAGTGCCTGTGGACCAACTGATTTGACCATTATATTCAGAGGATATTCAACACAGCACTTGCAGATGTATATCATCTCGGGCGACCAAGTTGAGTATTACATGAACCACATCGAAACGGAAGATGGAATGGAAGAAGTGTTTATTCTGTTCAGTAAACATGAGAAACGTTTCTCTCTACCAACGATGG GTTTTTCTAGCAAACCAGGTTGTGGAAGTGGAATGATCTGGGTACATGTGATGACATTACACATGTTTGTCGGTCGACAACTGTAA